Proteins encoded by one window of Mesorhizobium sp. INR15:
- the zwf gene encoding glucose-6-phosphate dehydrogenase: MTSQIIPVDPFDFIIFGGTGDLSERKLLPSLYHRQRDHQFSEPTRIIGTSRSKMTDEEFQAFAKQAISDHVKPEYIDAKELKTFLARLSYISADATTGAGFDKLKKAIGDSETIRAFYLAVSPALFGDISHKLKEHKLITPTSRIVLEKPIGRDLASARALNDLVGDDFHESQIFRIDHYLGKETVQNLMALRFANALYEPLWNSAHIDHVQITVAETVGLEDRVTYYDKAGALRDMVQNHMLQLLCLVAMEAPSSMDADAVRDEKLKVLRALKRINGNEAPKHTVRGQYRAGASAGGPVKGYVEELAHDSDTETFVAIKAEIGTWRWAGVPFYLRTGKRLATRVSEIAIEFKPIPHSIFGDTAGPIFANQLVIRLQPDEGVKQFIMIKDPGPGGMRLRQIPLDMSFAQSFDGRAPDAYERLIMDVIRGNQTLFMRRDEVEAAWKWIDPIQNAWESARQEAQGYTAGTWGPSASIALIERDGRTWHESN, from the coding sequence ATGACCAGCCAGATCATCCCCGTCGACCCTTTCGACTTCATCATTTTCGGCGGCACCGGCGACCTGTCGGAGCGCAAGCTGCTGCCGTCGCTCTACCACCGCCAGCGCGACCACCAATTCTCCGAACCGACGCGCATCATCGGCACCTCGCGCTCGAAAATGACCGACGAGGAATTCCAGGCCTTCGCCAAGCAGGCGATTTCCGACCACGTCAAACCGGAGTACATCGACGCCAAGGAATTGAAGACCTTCCTTGCCCGCCTTTCCTACATCTCGGCCGATGCGACGACCGGCGCTGGGTTCGACAAGCTCAAGAAAGCGATCGGCGACAGCGAGACTATCCGCGCCTTTTACCTGGCTGTGTCACCGGCGCTGTTTGGCGACATCTCGCACAAGCTCAAGGAACACAAGCTGATCACGCCGACCTCGCGCATCGTGCTGGAAAAGCCGATCGGCCGCGACCTCGCGTCGGCGCGCGCGCTGAACGATCTGGTCGGCGATGACTTCCACGAAAGCCAGATTTTCCGCATCGACCACTATCTCGGCAAGGAGACGGTGCAGAACCTGATGGCGCTGCGCTTCGCCAACGCACTCTACGAACCCCTGTGGAACTCCGCCCATATCGACCACGTGCAGATCACCGTGGCCGAGACGGTCGGCCTGGAAGATCGCGTCACCTATTACGATAAGGCCGGCGCGCTGCGCGACATGGTGCAGAACCACATGCTGCAACTGCTCTGCCTCGTCGCGATGGAAGCGCCGTCATCGATGGACGCCGACGCGGTGCGCGACGAGAAGCTCAAGGTGCTGAGAGCGCTGAAGCGCATCAACGGCAATGAAGCGCCCAAACACACCGTGCGCGGCCAATATCGCGCCGGCGCTTCCGCCGGAGGCCCGGTGAAAGGCTATGTCGAGGAGCTTGCCCACGACAGCGACACCGAGACCTTCGTCGCGATCAAAGCCGAGATCGGCACCTGGCGCTGGGCGGGCGTTCCCTTCTATCTCAGGACCGGCAAGCGGCTGGCGACCCGCGTTTCGGAAATCGCCATCGAGTTCAAGCCGATCCCGCATTCCATCTTCGGCGACACCGCCGGGCCGATCTTCGCCAACCAACTGGTCATCCGGCTGCAACCCGACGAAGGCGTCAAGCAGTTCATCATGATCAAGGATCCAGGCCCAGGCGGGATGCGCTTGCGCCAGATCCCGCTCGACATGAGCTTTGCCCAGTCCTTCGACGGCCGTGCGCCTGACGCCTATGAGCGGCTGATCATGGATGTCATCCGTGGCAACCAGACCCTGTTCATGCGCCGTGACGAGGTCGAGGCCGCCTGGAAATGGATCGACCCGATCCAGAATGCCTGGGAAAGCGCGAGACAAGAGGCGCAGGGCTACACCGCCGGCACATGGGGGCCGTCGGCCTCCATCGCGCTGATCGAACGTGACGGACGGACATGGCACGAGAGCAATTGA